A region of Nostoc sp. 'Peltigera membranacea cyanobiont' N6 DNA encodes the following proteins:
- the sds gene encoding solanesyl diphosphate synthase: MTPATSLFTPVEADLRLLADNLKQLVGNRHPILFAAAEHLFGAGGKRIRPAIVLLISRATMLEQDITPRHRRLAEITEMIHTASLVHDDVVDESDVRRGVPTVHSLFGNRIAILAGDFLFAQSSWYLANLDNLEVVKLLSEVIMDLATGEIQQGLNRFEASISIETYLQKSYYKTASLIANSSKAAGLLSEVSRETVEHLYSYGRHFGIAFQIVDDILDFTSTTDTLGKPVGSDLKSGNLTAPVLFALAEKPSLEVLIDREFAQEDDLEQALALIQDSQGIQQARELAAHHAKLAIEHLAVLPPSESHQALINIAEYTLSRLY, from the coding sequence ATGACCCCAGCCACCTCCCTGTTTACCCCTGTGGAAGCAGACCTGCGACTACTAGCAGATAACCTAAAACAGCTAGTTGGAAATCGCCACCCCATTTTGTTTGCAGCAGCCGAACATTTATTCGGAGCCGGGGGAAAGCGTATCAGACCAGCAATTGTCCTGCTAATATCGCGGGCAACCATGTTAGAGCAAGACATTACACCGCGTCATCGCCGCCTAGCTGAGATTACAGAAATGATTCACACAGCAAGTTTGGTACATGACGATGTGGTAGATGAATCAGACGTGCGGCGAGGCGTTCCTACCGTTCATAGTTTGTTCGGTAATCGCATTGCCATATTAGCAGGAGATTTTCTTTTTGCCCAATCTTCCTGGTATTTAGCAAACTTGGATAATTTGGAGGTGGTAAAACTCCTGTCAGAAGTCATTATGGATCTGGCTACTGGGGAGATCCAGCAGGGACTAAATCGTTTTGAAGCTAGTATCTCTATTGAAACTTACCTCCAGAAGAGTTATTACAAAACAGCTTCGTTAATTGCCAACAGTTCTAAAGCTGCTGGGTTACTCAGTGAAGTTTCACGGGAAACTGTTGAGCATCTGTATAGCTACGGTCGTCATTTTGGCATAGCATTTCAAATTGTTGACGACATTCTAGATTTCACCAGCACAACAGATACCTTGGGTAAACCAGTGGGGTCAGATTTGAAAAGTGGTAATCTGACAGCACCAGTTTTATTTGCTTTAGCAGAAAAACCATCCTTGGAAGTGTTGATTGACCGGGAGTTTGCTCAAGAAGATGATTTAGAGCAAGCACTAGCACTAATTCAAGATAGTCAAGGTATACAGCAAGCGCGAGAGTTAGCTGCTCACCATGCTAAGTTAGCAATTGAACATCTTGCAGTTCTCCCACCTTCAGAATCTCATCAGGCATTGATTAACATAGCTGAGTACACACTGAGTCGTCTCTATTAA
- the hetZ gene encoding heterocyst differentiation protein HetZ encodes MNSAATATIPSANILGENSKGVEAIFQLLSKEFQQSTKASEQNCHDVATRITTEVYRICHESKRIQASGTVESSAMTLARHRLQQCLRYYQLGSNRGRVELHSTLSAIIYRYINPPQKQLSYQGRLTIIEDFLQSFYLEALNAFRRENQLGATYRPQTLLELSEYMAFTERYGKRRIPLPGRQQQLIILRAQTFSQQQPPETSVDIEQAAEGSNNEGDGSWEEPAVHQLRSTMATQAEPEPEEDTLRSVVVTELMNYLEQRQQSDCADYFSLRLQDLSAQEIESVLGLTPRQRDYLQQRFKYHLIRFALLHRWELVHEWLEASLHTNLGLTPQQWQVYTAQLDSKQRSLLELKQQGQADEKIAKTLGLSMAQLQKRWFKILEQAWEIRNSLVSGSGASTHE; translated from the coding sequence ATGAATTCAGCCGCAACCGCAACTATTCCATCTGCAAATATTCTGGGAGAAAATTCTAAAGGCGTGGAGGCGATCTTTCAACTCCTGTCCAAGGAGTTTCAACAATCGACCAAAGCTTCGGAACAGAATTGCCATGATGTAGCAACACGTATTACCACCGAAGTCTATCGCATTTGCCATGAGAGCAAACGTATTCAAGCTTCTGGAACAGTAGAAAGCTCGGCGATGACCCTAGCTCGGCATCGGTTACAACAGTGTCTCAGATACTATCAGTTGGGTTCAAATCGGGGCAGGGTAGAATTACACAGCACTCTGAGTGCAATTATTTATCGATATATTAATCCGCCTCAGAAGCAATTGAGTTATCAAGGGCGACTGACTATAATTGAAGATTTTTTACAAAGCTTTTATCTAGAAGCATTAAACGCTTTCCGGCGAGAAAATCAACTTGGTGCTACTTATCGCCCCCAGACGCTTCTAGAATTGTCCGAGTACATGGCATTTACCGAACGCTACGGCAAGCGACGCATTCCTTTACCAGGCCGTCAGCAGCAGCTAATTATCTTGCGGGCGCAAACTTTTTCTCAACAGCAGCCCCCAGAAACCAGCGTAGATATAGAACAAGCCGCAGAAGGCAGCAATAATGAAGGTGATGGTTCTTGGGAAGAACCAGCAGTACATCAATTGCGCTCCACAATGGCAACGCAAGCCGAACCCGAACCCGAAGAAGATACCTTGCGCTCCGTTGTGGTTACAGAATTAATGAATTATCTCGAACAACGGCAACAATCTGACTGTGCTGATTATTTTTCCCTCCGCCTCCAGGATCTATCAGCCCAGGAAATTGAGTCGGTTTTAGGTTTAACCCCTCGTCAGAGAGATTACTTACAGCAGCGCTTCAAGTATCATTTGATTCGGTTTGCATTATTACACCGTTGGGAATTAGTTCACGAGTGGCTAGAAGCCTCTTTACACACCAATTTGGGTTTAACTCCCCAGCAATGGCAAGTATACACAGCACAGCTGGATAGTAAGCAACGGTCTTTATTAGAGTTGAAGCAACAAGGACAAGCCGATGAGAAAATCGCAAAAACTTTAGGGCTGTCAATGGCACAACTTCAAAAACGATGGTTTAAGATTCTTGAGCAAGCTTGGGAAATTCGTAACTCATTAGTGTCCGGATCGGGTGCATCTACTCATGAATAG
- a CDS encoding transglutaminase TgpA family protein, translated as MLNLSRMNRFWRVPVGNFWRQNLQKSPLTEVEDSISLRSLVLGLVILGIVATDIAAETSFSFWALPLSLVGAIWSYYRRHDANVAIKFCIAIGMLIALGNFFGRLVGELNDTRLSLAELLIQLQVLHSFDTPRRKNLGYSIVIGLILLGVAATLSQTLAFAPVLLLFLAIALPTLVLDYRSRLGLQPLKTQKEKLNKKNSSTLNFKFLILTFLLIVALGLAIFAVLPRFPGYQLRNFPVSSSIQVKGNFTGRSIINPGYVRQGNGNNQGSGSGGTGQKKTGEPGKIDNNFYYGFNSQINQNLRGEMKPKVVMRVRSQAEGFWRVLGFDRYTGKGWEVSRNENVMTMRRSPWSYQIFLNPPVMTGKTQEIVQTYTVVDDLPNLIPAMAYPKEIYFPTPLIAVDTENGLRSPVELSQGLTYTVISEVPYRDRTLLGQASTNYPQQIKKHYLQIPPEIAEKVRQRTEEILANYNQEKVAKSAKNLDSPYEKALYLAQYLKQRYSLPQNPLDLPYLGEKDDLVEAFLFKYQGGYPDHFSTVLTVMLRSIGIPARLVAGFSAGEFNPFTGLYVVRNTDAYAMTEVYFPKYGWFAFDPIPNHPLIPPSVEDTQTFSVLRQLWHWVAGWLPSPVTGLLNNVFETIFRWVITAIAWFLALFSQGWFGVLTGLILTTTAAFFGWLGWGQWREWRNRRWLKKLPAMESLYQQMLQWTSQKGLGKHPAQTPLEYARGSYQHHAPATAEVIDEISQAYVSWRYGGHPPNLQRLREKWQGIKKASKTDK; from the coding sequence ATGCTCAACTTATCTAGGATGAATCGGTTTTGGCGTGTCCCTGTAGGTAATTTCTGGCGGCAAAATTTACAGAAGTCGCCTTTGACAGAAGTAGAAGATTCGATTTCTTTGCGATCGCTAGTCCTAGGATTGGTTATTTTGGGAATTGTGGCGACGGATATCGCCGCCGAAACTTCATTCAGTTTTTGGGCGTTACCCCTGAGTTTAGTGGGTGCGATTTGGAGTTACTATCGTCGCCATGATGCCAATGTTGCAATTAAGTTTTGCATTGCCATTGGTATGTTAATAGCACTCGGTAATTTCTTTGGGCGGTTGGTGGGAGAGTTGAATGATACGCGGTTGAGTTTGGCAGAGTTATTAATTCAACTTCAGGTGTTGCACAGCTTTGATACACCCCGCCGGAAAAATTTAGGTTATTCGATTGTTATAGGATTGATTTTATTAGGTGTGGCGGCAACGCTAAGTCAGACTTTAGCATTTGCACCTGTTTTGCTGTTATTTCTAGCGATCGCTCTCCCAACTTTAGTATTAGATTATCGATCGCGCTTGGGTTTGCAGCCATTAAAAACTCAAAAGGAAAAACTCAACAAGAAAAATTCCTCAACTCTTAATTTTAAGTTTTTAATTCTAACTTTTTTACTAATTGTCGCTCTAGGACTGGCAATTTTTGCTGTTTTACCCCGATTCCCTGGCTATCAGTTACGGAATTTTCCTGTAAGTTCTTCTATTCAAGTAAAAGGTAATTTCACTGGTCGTAGCATCATTAATCCTGGTTATGTCCGCCAAGGAAATGGAAATAATCAAGGCAGTGGTAGCGGTGGTACGGGACAAAAGAAAACAGGTGAACCGGGAAAAATAGATAATAATTTTTATTACGGTTTTAATAGCCAGATTAACCAAAACTTGCGGGGCGAGATGAAACCGAAAGTTGTGATGCGGGTGCGATCGCAAGCTGAGGGTTTTTGGCGAGTATTAGGATTCGATCGTTATACAGGTAAGGGATGGGAAGTGTCCCGGAATGAAAATGTGATGACCATGAGGCGATCGCCTTGGTCTTACCAAATTTTCCTGAATCCACCTGTGATGACTGGTAAAACCCAAGAGATAGTCCAAACCTATACAGTGGTGGACGATTTGCCTAACTTAATTCCGGCGATGGCTTATCCCAAAGAGATTTACTTTCCCACACCACTGATTGCGGTTGATACAGAAAATGGATTGCGATCGCCTGTAGAATTATCACAAGGTCTTACTTACACAGTCATTTCTGAAGTACCATACCGCGATCGCACTTTATTAGGTCAAGCTTCTACTAATTATCCACAACAGATTAAGAAGCATTATCTGCAAATTCCTCCCGAAATTGCCGAAAAAGTCCGACAGCGCACCGAAGAAATCCTCGCTAACTACAATCAAGAAAAAGTAGCAAAGTCTGCTAAAAACTTGGATTCACCTTATGAAAAAGCTCTCTACTTAGCTCAATATTTAAAGCAACGCTACTCTCTTCCGCAAAATCCCTTAGATTTACCTTATTTGGGAGAAAAAGATGATTTAGTAGAAGCTTTTTTATTCAAATATCAAGGCGGTTATCCAGACCACTTCTCAACAGTTCTCACGGTGATGCTACGTTCCATTGGTATCCCAGCGCGGTTAGTTGCAGGATTTAGTGCAGGAGAATTTAATCCATTTACAGGGCTATATGTTGTCCGTAATACTGACGCTTATGCAATGACGGAAGTATATTTTCCCAAATATGGCTGGTTCGCCTTTGACCCGATTCCCAATCATCCCCTCATTCCTCCATCAGTGGAAGATACTCAGACTTTTAGTGTGTTGCGCCAGTTATGGCACTGGGTTGCTGGATGGTTGCCTTCTCCGGTAACAGGTTTGTTGAATAATGTATTTGAGACAATATTTAGGTGGGTGATTACAGCGATCGCTTGGTTTTTAGCTTTATTCTCTCAAGGTTGGTTTGGTGTATTAACTGGCTTAATTTTGACAACTACAGCAGCTTTCTTCGGTTGGCTGGGTTGGGGCCAGTGGCGAGAGTGGCGCAACCGCCGATGGTTAAAGAAATTGCCAGCAATGGAAAGCCTTTATCAACAAATGCTGCAATGGACAAGCCAAAAAGGTTTAGGTAAACATCCAGCACAAACACCTTTAGAGTATGCCAGAGGATCGTACCAGCATCATGCCCCAGCAACTGCTGAGGTAATAGATGAGATTAGCCAAGCCTATGTTAGTTGGCGTTATGGTGGTCATCCGCCTAACTTGCAGCGACTGCGAGAGAAATGGCAAGGTATCAAAAAGGCTAGTAAGACTGATAAGTAA
- a CDS encoding PatU yields the protein MNSDSESSQYQYLGWLLTDDVKNNEQSVPCEENDGVKKLLNEATASKSSEPKLGETPQTFQLGEIPTVQDRFQAVLKRRLQIQVQDHPPLFPWETQLIDYPDFVDEPSMTLVPTWGWMVQQSKLNLPRPLPERVFQQLLEQCQALVTSSIPLGAKLVQVVENFFPNDSQALNDIAGLVLRSTYRSVNTLETIPNIQSDYSDLQPRQQMALSLLAAKQLLENLTLPLSATSPVVERQWLTTVGNLNIRVEYQSVDKLTKLLVQAELPVKGTLILRGSGTLAMATSSTSGYLSVELGCEQLNPTYTLEVEFPEIDQQPLLFVINPTV from the coding sequence ATGAATAGTGACTCAGAATCCTCACAATATCAGTATCTCGGTTGGTTATTGACAGATGATGTCAAAAATAACGAGCAATCTGTACCATGTGAGGAAAATGACGGGGTAAAAAAACTTCTCAATGAAGCCACTGCTTCAAAAAGCAGTGAGCCAAAATTGGGAGAAACGCCCCAGACCTTTCAATTGGGAGAAATTCCTACTGTGCAAGATCGTTTCCAAGCCGTCCTTAAGCGTCGGTTACAAATCCAAGTCCAAGACCACCCACCTTTGTTTCCCTGGGAAACACAATTAATCGACTATCCCGATTTTGTTGATGAGCCGTCAATGACGCTCGTTCCTACCTGGGGATGGATGGTACAACAGTCGAAGCTGAACCTGCCGCGTCCTTTACCGGAGAGAGTTTTTCAGCAATTGCTGGAACAATGTCAGGCGTTGGTGACATCTTCAATACCTCTGGGAGCAAAATTAGTTCAAGTGGTGGAGAACTTTTTTCCCAACGATTCTCAAGCATTAAACGATATAGCTGGACTGGTGCTAAGAAGCACTTATCGATCTGTAAATACTCTGGAGACAATACCCAATATTCAGAGCGATTACTCAGATTTACAACCACGTCAACAAATGGCTTTGTCGTTGCTAGCGGCTAAACAACTGCTGGAAAATCTGACTCTACCACTTTCAGCAACCAGTCCAGTGGTAGAAAGACAATGGCTAACCACCGTCGGTAATTTGAACATCAGAGTAGAGTATCAGTCTGTAGATAAACTTACAAAGTTACTTGTTCAGGCTGAGTTACCCGTTAAAGGAACTTTGATCCTTCGTGGAAGTGGCACTCTAGCAATGGCAACATCTTCGACTTCGGGATACTTAAGTGTAGAGTTAGGCTGCGAGCAACTTAACCCAACTTATACTCTGGAAGTTGAGTTTCCAGAAATAGACCAGCAGCCGCTTTTGTTTGTCATTAACCCTACTGTGTAA
- the murI gene encoding glutamate racemase, whose translation MYSSSIFDANLDEFSAQEPQRAPIGIFDSGVGGLTVLRQLYRQLPNESIVYFGDTARLPYGIRSQAEILQFTREILTWLQQQQVKMVIMACNTSSALALETVRQEFNIPILGVILPGAKAAVQQGKRIGVIATPATAKSNAYKHAILEIAPDVQVWQVGCPEFVPLIEQNRIHDPYTAEVARAYLEPLIEQEIDTLVHGCTHYPHLTPVLRSLLPSQVKLVDPAVHVVAACAQELDLLGLKNTHLPLPTRFAVSGCPQQFSQSGVQWLGYTPMVEEVCFTDTAISQVQ comes from the coding sequence GTGTATTCATCTTCGATCTTTGATGCGAATCTTGACGAGTTTTCGGCTCAAGAACCCCAACGTGCCCCAATTGGCATCTTTGACAGTGGTGTAGGTGGACTGACGGTACTGCGCCAACTATATCGGCAACTCCCCAATGAATCAATTGTTTACTTTGGGGATACAGCCCGACTTCCTTACGGAATTCGCTCACAAGCAGAAATTTTACAATTTACGCGCGAAATTCTTACCTGGCTACAACAGCAGCAGGTAAAAATGGTAATTATGGCTTGCAACACCAGTTCTGCCTTAGCCCTAGAAACCGTGCGTCAAGAATTCAACATCCCCATTTTGGGAGTAATTCTACCGGGTGCCAAAGCTGCGGTGCAGCAAGGAAAGCGGATTGGTGTAATTGCTACTCCAGCTACGGCGAAAAGTAATGCTTATAAGCACGCCATCCTCGAAATCGCCCCTGATGTCCAAGTCTGGCAAGTCGGCTGTCCTGAGTTTGTGCCACTCATCGAGCAAAACCGGATTCATGACCCTTACACTGCTGAAGTGGCACGAGCCTATCTAGAACCTTTAATAGAGCAGGAAATCGACACCTTAGTTCACGGCTGTACCCATTATCCCCACCTTACACCAGTATTGCGATCGCTCCTCCCCTCTCAAGTCAAGCTAGTTGACCCAGCCGTTCATGTCGTGGCAGCTTGTGCCCAAGAGTTAGATTTGCTAGGCTTAAAAAATACCCACCTCCCACTGCCAACTCGCTTCGCAGTTAGTGGTTGTCCGCAACAGTTTTCCCAGTCAGGAGTGCAGTGGCTGGGCTATACCCCAATGGTTGAAGAAGTTTGCTTCACTGATACCGCTATTTCCCAAGTCCAATAA